Proteins from one Cryptomeria japonica chromosome 4, Sugi_1.0, whole genome shotgun sequence genomic window:
- the LOC131032128 gene encoding xyloglucan endotransglucosylase/hydrolase protein 24-like, which yields MALIVCFMGLSLIFSQIVSANFYTDIDMAYGTDHTQILENGQTLKLSLDQISGCRFQSKNEYLFGQINMKIRLVPGNSAGTVTAYYLSSDGSQHDEMDFEFLGNLSGDPYIVQTNVFSQCQGNREQRIYLWFDPIADFHTYSVLWNPQQILFSVDGIAVRVFKNNKDLGVAYPESQAMRIYGSLWDGDSWATRGGLVKIDWSKAPFVTYFRNLSMDGCLSTFPSAKDCATKSWWSEELSSTQKKQLTWVHKKYMVYDYCSDTVKFPNGPPAECTSNASF from the exons ATGGCACTAATTGTATGTTTCATGGGATTAAGTCTTATATTCTCCCAAATTGTTTCTGCAAATTTTTACACCGACATTGATATGGCATATGGCACTGACCACACCCAGATACTTGAAAATGGCCAGACGTTAAAGCTCAGTCTAGACCAGATTTCAG GTTGTAGATTTCAATCAAAGAATGAGTATCTGTTTGGTCAAATCAACATGAAAATCAGATTGGTGCCCGGAAACTCTGCAGGCACTGTAACTGCATATTAT CTATCTTCCGATGGGTCTCAGCATGACGAAATGGACTTTGAGTTTCTGGGAAACCTGTCTGGAGATCCCTATATCGTGCAGACAAATGTTTTCTCACAATGCCAAGGCAATCGAGAACAGCGAATCTACCTCTGGTTTGATCCCATTGCAGACTTCCACACTTATTCTGTTCTCTGGAATCCCCAACAAATTCT ATTTTCTGTGGATGGAATTGCTGTAAGAGTTTTTAAAAACAACAAAGATTTGGGCGTAGCATATCCTGAGAGTCAAGCGATGAGAATATATGGAAGCCTTTGGGACGGAGACAGTTGGGCCACCAGAGGTGGTCTCGTGAAGATCGACTGGAGCAAAGCTCCATTCGTAACGTATTTCAGGAATTTGAGTATGGATGGATGCCTCTCCACTTTCCCTTCTGCTAAAGATTGCGCTACTAAGTCATGGTGGAGTGAAGAACTGAGTAGCACACAGAAGAAACAGCTTACTTGGGTGCACAAGAAATACATGGTTTATGATTATTGTTCGGACACTGTAAAGTTTCCCAATGGCCCTCCCGCTGAATGCACCAGCAACGCGTCATTTTAA